From the Lathyrus oleraceus cultivar Zhongwan6 chromosome 3, CAAS_Psat_ZW6_1.0, whole genome shotgun sequence genome, the window GCAAAATAAAAGTCTCTGACCTCCATTTAACGTCAATCCCCCATGGCACTCTGAACGTCGGTCATGCAAAATAAAAGTCTGCGACCTCCATTTAACGTCAACCTCCCATGGGGATCTGAACATCGATCATGCAAAATAAAAGCCTCTAACCTCTATTTAACGTTAACCCCCCACGGGGCTCTGATAGTCGGTCATGCAAAATAAAAGCCTCTGATCTCCATTTAACGTCAATCCCTCATGGGGATCTGAACATCGATCATACAAAATAAAAGTCTCTAACCTCCATTTAACGTCAACCCCCCATGGGACTCTGAACGTCGGTCATGCAAAATAAAAGCCTCTGACCTCCATTTAAAGGTCAACCCCCATGAGACTCTGAACGTTGCTCATGCAAAATAAAAGCCTCTGATCTCCATTTTAACGTCGGTCATGCAAAATAAAAGCCTATAACCTCTATATTAACATACGTCCGCATAGATAGATTTATTTAATACGAGATAGATTTTATTTAAATATACATGTATGTTTGAAATGAGATTTTAAATTATAAAATGAATAATGATAATATAAACTCAATTGgtaaaaaagaagaaaaaaaatgctcgtggaatgaagaaagatttttttttttaataattgAAAATAAGAATTTTGTATCTCAAATAAATATAATtgttgattaaaataaaatatgtaTTTTGTTGATACTGGCATGTAAGAAAAAGAGAAATTTTGACATTTTAAAATAAGAATTTTATGTCTCAAATAAAGATAATtgtaaattaaaataaaatatgtaTTTTGTTAATAATGGTCCATGAGAAAAAGAGAAATTTTgatatattaaaataaaaattgtGTCTCAAATAAagataattaataattaaaataaaatagatattttGCCGATAATAACCcgtaaattttttttttaatatttaaaaataagaattttgtgtctcaaataaaaataaaaaataaaataaatattctATTGACAGTATGATATTTAAAAAAAGAGAATTTTTGACCTTTAAAAATAAgaattttatattttaaataataaaaattattaattaaatataatagATATATTTTTTTATAGTCTTTTTATAGTGATTGAAAAGTTAATTATATGTATGTCTATTAAGTATTACctaattttataaaataaattcttaattttattaaaatttaaaaatagattaattaatatttttaataataataaataaataaaattaattaaatttatcttaaaaacaaaattaaatatcaacattgtatacattcatacaccaataaatatttaatataataatcatatattataattaaatattttaatatataaaaaataattaggaaaaaataaaataattaattaaaaatgataaaataataaaataaaaagagaaagaaaaatgAGATGATGAGTGAAAGAGTGAGAAGTGTAGGATAAAATGAAAGTTGAAAAAGTATAAACTTATCCGTGGTAGCATTTGGTTGAATTAAGGTGAATTAATTGAAAgattaaatttttattattttaatttttttttgcaagtctaaaaaaaatttaaaactttgtattcatattattttaataaatatatatGTGAACATCTGCTTTTACATTTTTCCACCATATTGACTATTATAAACTCCTAAAGAGACTCAACCGTCGTTTAACCGCTtataaaagaaaatgaaaactaACGGAATTCCAAACACACTCTCTTTTCATTTATGCTTATTTCTTTCTCTTCCTTCCAGCTTAGCCTAAGTATCGGAAACATACACATTGAAATATTCAGATGCACGCTCATCATTCACCTTCATTCTTCCGTTTTCATTCTCTCCATTCGACACACACTTGTTTTCCTTCAATAGTCCCAAGCAAACAAACACCCGTTCTTGACAAGGCAAGTGCAACTGCATCGTTTTCTTGAATTCTGATACTCACAAACTAGTAGATCTTGATGCAAATCTATTGCTGTTATCTTTATATTCTTTTTGGTGTTTCGCAGCTATCCAGATTTTCATCTTTTCATCTCATTCATTCAACAAGGTTAGTGCTATATTCTTTCTTGAGTTTATATATGGAGTATCATGACTTTGAAGTTTCAATATTATTGCTCTCATGTCATAAATTGAATGTTTATGAAATTGTAATTCGGCATAAATTGAATATTTTTCAGTATTGTCTACGAAAATGAATTTGTTGAAAGAGCCAACTAGGACCGATTATGAGGATTGGGTTGAGTCTTTTAAGAAAATGAAAGTCTTGGAAAAACCAACTAGAACTAGTACCAATTATGATGACTGGATTGAATCTGAAGAGAAAATCAAAGTCTTGGAAAAACCAACTAATACTGATTATGAAGATTGGGTTGAGTCTCTGAAACATTTCCTTAGCGTGTCTAAAGTGGACATGGCTCTCACTGAGGACGAGCCTGCCAAACCAACTGACACATCTTCCGATGCTGACAAGTTAAAGCATGACAAGTGGCTACACTCTGACAGAATATGTTTGATCACTATGAAGCGGTATATGGAtccaaaaatgctgaaatacTTCAATGCTCTTTGTGATATTGAAAATGCCAAAGAGTTTCTTGAAGCTGTTGGTAAGAGAATTCGTGAATTGGTCAAACGGAGAAACAGAAGAAAAAAGAATGACCGAGAGAAACGTCACATTTGGGATTAGGGCTACTGTGGAAGTTGAGAGCATATACGAGTTGTTTTCTTGTAATGGTCACCTGCAGTGTAACATACTGGACTTTTGCAAAATCTTCATTCTACTTTCAGTTTCTTTTGTTCAACTTTGTAAATAAATTTGACATAATTGATTGTGTGCATTGTTTTCTCTGTGAATCCTATCAATAAAGTTGTCAATTGCTTTTGCTAAAAGTGCTTCAAGTTTCATGAAATTGACATAACATGTTAACTGATGTTAGGAAAAATATTTCAATTTAAATATGGAAAAACATTGTATTTTCAATAGTTAAATTTCCCTCAAACATGCTAGAATTTTGATCTACTTTGATGTCAACTACTTTTGAATCCTCCACATTTTTGGTCCCTTGCAATAAACCTTTATAATTTAATAACTTTATCAATTTATTCTCTATGTTGAATAACTTACTACTTACATATTTGGCCCCTAACTCTTAAATGAACTAATATAGTTTGATAAAGTTGATGACTTTTTTGAAATGTTTATAATATTAGGAGTACCTTTTTAAAAGTGGGCTAATACTTTTTTTTTGATTGAACTAATTTCTATGTTTTTTTAGTTATTAGTGTTATAATAATTTTTGTTCAATAACCAAAGGGGTAGCCACATAATTAGATTAAGCAATCAGAATGCATGTTGCTAAGAAATAAACTCTTCTATTTCTATCAGGCCAGTTCTTCTATTTCATTATTATTTATTTCTTCCAAATTCAAATACAACACAATAACGGTTGAAGTCAGTGGCTATTTACTTTATTTGTTTTTCATTTCTATTAATAAATCCTATGAATTAGGAAGTGGAGTTGTTTTGTTATTCTATTAATTAGGTTGATTTACTCTATTAAGATGTTCTCTCTTTATAGATAAATTGGGTTAATGTTTCATACCAAGTTTAAATGTGATAGTTGTGATGTAAGGGTGTTTGAAAGGGTCATTTGCTTTCATTCAATAGCAGAAGAGAATTTCCCTTCATATTACTTTGTTTTTCTATGTGATACTTAATATTTGGTAACAGAGTTCCATAAGGGTCCTTACTACATGAAGCAACACTCCTTTTTAAACATTGACAACTGAAAGGGAGCATTAGCGGTTTTGTGCATCCAACAATTCCAAAGTTTCATCATTGATGCATGTTGATGGAGAATTTTTTGAAATCGAAGAAATATTGGAGATTGATTTGATAAGAAATTAAGACACAATAATAGACCAATACACAACGGATAAAAAATTTCTCAAATTTGTAAGAactttgaggatcaacaacaaatataagacGACAATCGAACAAATAAAAGCACAAAAGAACATCAATATTTTTAACGTGAAAAACCCCTCAATATGATAGTAAAAACCACTTATCGTCCAAACCAAAGAAATAACTCCACTATAATCAATTAAGGGTACAAGAGAGTCTTAAAGTGATTCACAAACTAGTGCTAACATCCGCAAATCACAAAGCAAACTAGCTTATAAATAATAATCAAAAGGTTGAATTTTTTTCCAAATCTACAGCTTCAGTGTGAAGCAGATAACTCTCACCTCAGTCGTTGTTTTGAAATTCTGAACGATCAAAAGTTAGATACATGTGCTACGAACATGCCCTTCAAATTTGAGCTCGACCAGACGGTTAACGAATCGGACATCGTCAATTTAGTGAGACTTGTTGTAGAAATATGAGAATGAGTTTCTCTCCTCTATTCTCTCTTTTGAATCCTTATTTCTCTCAATGTCTCTCAACCCTAAATTGATTCTCCCcacttaaataagtgagacaaatgaGCTAATCATATTTGGGTCTTTCTCCACATAAGAAGGGAGCTCAATCCCAACAAATCTCCCCCTCACAACTATATGGAGGAAATCTCCAAACTGATGATATCATAACAAGCTTCAAATTTCCCTCGCCAAACCGGATTCTTACCAAGATGAATAACGCTTTGACTATAAACAAATAACACATATTTGTCTTGAACAAAACCAAGCTCCTGCAAAAATAACCATAGTAACTATTTATATGCTTTGGTAATTGCAATAAACTCAACCCCTGTAGTAGATAATGCTACACACTTTTGCAATCTGGATTGTCAAGCCACAACTCCCCCTGTAAGTTTAATCATGTAGCCCAAAGTAGACTTTCTGGAATCAATATCTCCAACTATATCAGAGTCAGAGTATCCCACTAGAGTAGGCTTATCTCCTCCAAAATAAAACTTCGTAGAAGTAGTACCGCGAAGATACCTTAAAATCCATTTTACAACATTCCAATGCTCTCTACATGGGTTTGACAAAAATTTACTGACTGTACTAACAACATGTGCTATATATGGTCTTGTACACACCATTGTATACATCAAACCACCCACAGTAGACG encodes:
- the LOC127129011 gene encoding uncharacterized protein LOC127129011 translates to MNLLKEPTRTDYEDWVESFKKMKVLEKPTRTSTNYDDWIESEEKIKVLEKPTNTDYEDWVESLKHFLSVSKVDMALTEDEPAKPTDTSSDADKLKHDKWLHSDRICLITMKRYMDPKMLKYFNALCDIENAKEFLEAVGKRIRELVKRRNRRKKNDREKRHIWD